From a single Brassica oleracea var. oleracea cultivar TO1000 chromosome C5, BOL, whole genome shotgun sequence genomic region:
- the LOC106344748 gene encoding MADS-box protein defh21, producing the protein MMREIENLKMNLQLYGGGHGMNLLTYDDLLRFELQLESSFQNARARKFELMHQQQQRDDPKGKGKEIFMDEENQQFYHLGQGSSWEHLMWQAERQMMTCQREVEDDFMRRHMKEQFPFNVDEQPTGLLQLLRTPPSPVKTLSQSPGTNKC; encoded by the exons ATGATGAGAGAGATAGAGAATCTTAAAATGAATCTTCAACTCTACGGAGGAGGACATGGCATGAACCTCTTAACCTACGACGATCTCCTTCGCTTTGAGCTCCAACTCGAATCTTCTTTCCAAAATGCTCGAGCTCGTAAG TTTGAGCTCATGCATCAGCAGCAACAAAGGGACGACCCGAAGGGAAAGGGAAAG GAAATATTCATGGATGAAGAGAACCAACAGTTTTACCATCTG GGACAAGGAAGCTCTTGGGAGCATCTGATGTGGCAAGCAGAGAGACAGATGATGACGTGTCAAAGAGAAGTAGAAGATGACTTTATGCGTCGGCACATGAAGGAGCAGTTCCCTTTCAACGTTGATGAACAACCTACCGGCCTTCTTCAACTCCTCCGCACTCCTCCATCGCCCGTTAAAACCCTGAGTCAAAGCCCCGGCACAAATAAGTGTTGA
- the LOC106295994 gene encoding uncharacterized protein LOC106295994, with protein sequence MDLQPEELQFLTIPQLLQESISIKKRSPRTFYLITLSLIFPLSFAILAHSLFTQPLLAKLDSSDPPNSDRSRHDWTKLLIFQFSYLIFLFAFSLLSTAAVVFTVASLYTGKPVSFSSTISAIPKVFKRLLITFLWVALLMFAYNAVFFVFLVILFVALDMNSVGLAVIAGLLIAVLYFGVHVYFTALWHLGSVISVLEPVYGLAAMRKAYELLKGKVKMATGLVFVYLLLCALIGITFGSIVVHGGGKYGTLTRTLVGGLLVGVLVVVNLVGLLVQSVFYYVCKSYHHQTIDKTALYDHLGGYLGDYVPLKSNIQLENLDI encoded by the coding sequence ATGGATCTCCAGCCAGAAGAGCTCCAGTTCTTGACGATTCCTCAACTCCTTCAAGAATCCATCTCAATCAAGAAACGATCTCCAAGAACCTTCTACCTCATCACCCTCTCCCTAATCTTCCCTCTCTCCTTCGCCATCCTCGCTCACTCCCTCTTCACCCAGCCGCTGCTCGCCAAGCTCGACTCCTCCGACCCTCCTAACTCGGATCGTTCTCGTCACGACTGGACCAAGCTCCTGATCTTCCAGTTCAGCTACCTCATCTTCCTCTTCGCCTTCTCTCTCCTCTCGACCGCCGCCGTGGTCTTCACCGTTGCCTCTCTCTACACCGGGAAGCCAGTCTCCTTCTCCTCCACCATCTCCGCCATCCCCAAAGTCTTTAAACGACTCTTGATCACTTTCCTCTGGGTCGCTCTCTTGATGTTCGCTTACAACGCGGTCTTCTTTGTCTTCCTAGTGATCCTCTTCGTAGCTCTCGACATGAACAGTGTAGGCTTAGCGGTTATCGCCGGACTGTTGATCGCTGTTCTGTACTTCGGTGTTCATGTCTATTTCACTGCGTTATGGCATTTAGGCAGCGTGATCTCGGTTCTTGAGCCGGTTTATGGACTTGCAGCCATGAGAAAAGCTTATGAGCTTCTCAAAGGGAAGGTTAAGATGGCTACCGGGTTGGTCTTTGTTTACCTTTTGCTCTGTGCGTTGATTGGGATTACTTTCGGGTCGATTGTCGTTCACGGTGGAGGAAAGTATGGGACTTTGACTAGGACTCTGGTTGGTGGTTTGCTTGTTGGTGTTCTTGTGGTGGTGAATCTTGTGGGTTTGTTGGTTCAGAGTGTGTTTTATTATGTTTGCAAGAGTTATCATCACCAGACGATTGATAAGACAGCTTTGTATGATCATCTTGGTGGGTATCTTGGTGATTATGTGCCTCTTAAGAGCAACATTCAGTTGGAGAATTTAGACATTTGA